The window CCTCGCCGGCATGGCGGGTATCTGGTCCGTCCTGCCGTCCGAAAACATGCGCATGATCACCGAGAAACAGGCCGCCTTCACCCGCGCGTGGTTCGCCGCGGCGGGCAGCGCTTCCAAGGGCCAGTCCTCGACCCAGATCGCCACCGCCGCACTCCGGCCGGTGGCGAAGACGGCGAGCGCCAACCGCAAGCGCCTCGCCCGCCGAGGGCTGAAATGATCGCCGTGCGCGAACTTACCCTCACAACCGTCCGCACGGCCGAGGACATCGCCGATGTCACACGCCTGACATGGGCGTTCTTCGACTACATTGTCACGCGATACCCCGCCAAGAAGGCGATGATCGACAACTACATCGCCCTGCAGGACGTGGCCGGCAAGCTTCGTGACTTCGCCACGTACTTCAACCCGCCCGCCGGCGAATGCCTATTGGCGCGGCTGGATGGCACCGCCGCCGGCATCGTCATGCTGCGCCCTGAGGGGCCGGGCCTGTGCGAACTCAACCGTATGTACGTCACCCCCGAGGAGCGCGGCAATGGCGTCGCCCGCGCTTTGTGCCTGCGCCTGATGGCGGAGGCCCGCATGCTCGGCTACTCCGAGATGCGCCTCGACGCGGTGGACGAAACCGTCGAGGCCGTGCCGCTCTACCGCAAGCTCGGTTTCGAGCAGGATTGGGATCCACCCGAGTGGGTAAAAATGGATCCGGACATCGTCTCTCTCAGGCAAAGGCTCTGAATGTCTGCATCGGCCTTCACATCACCCCCCATCCGCCAGCGGTGGCAGGCTCCTCAGATAGAGGATGATCGCCGCAAGATCGTCGGCGCTCATCTGCGACAGGTAGCCATATGGCATCGGCGGCGCCATTGGGCTGCCATCGGGGCGCACGCCCTTCACGATCATGTCCGCAATCTCGGCATCTGTGTAGTCCGCCAGTCCGTCCTCGTGGCTGGTCAGGTTCGACGCAACGGAAGTGCCCCATGGCCCGTGAAACTCGAACCCACCGCGCCCGAGGTCCGTCTCCAGCATCGGCCCCTGCGGCCCCATTGGCGTATGGCACTCCATGCAATGTGCCAACGGCCCGGCGAGGTATTCCCCGTATTCCACAGTCACGCCTGCCGGTACGGTGGCCACGCCCTCGACGGGCGGGCCGTAGGCAGGTGGCAGCGGGATGCGGTACTCGGAGGGTGGAACCTCCATGTCAACAGCGGGCACTGTCCGCAGAAATGCGACAACGGAGGCAAGATCGTCATCCGACAGGCTGCGATACATCGCGAACGGCATCGGCGGTCCGATCAGGCTGCCGTCGGGCCGGATGCCTTCGCGGATCGCACGGGCAAGCTCCGCATCGCTCCACTCCGCAATCCGGCTGGCGGGTGTGATGTTCGGCGCATAAGCGGTGAAGGCATCGTTATCTTCCACCAGCCTGCCGCCCATCTCCTGATCCATGATAAATCCATCCGGGCCCATGGGCGTATGGCAGTTGCCACACCCCATGATCCCGCGCACAAGATATTCACCGCGCCCGAGGTCGGGCTCGGCTACGGCAGGCACGGCGAAAAAGCTGGCTGCCGCCAGAAAAACAACGCTACGCATGATGGAAAGCACCTCCCCAGGGCCTTGTGTGATCTATGCTGAAGCTACGCCCGCTGCGACATTCTGTCAAAGAGTCGCTCCGGCCCACTGGGGCCCGAAAGCCGTATTCGAAGCCTTCAAATGAGGGCGTTGTCCCCCGTTTCTCCACCGTCAGAGGAGTCTGAACCCATGCCCACGAGCATCCCCCGCGCCGCCTATGCCGACATGTACGGCCCCACCACCGGCGACCGTCTGCGACTTGCGGATACGGATCTTATCATCGAGGTGGAGCGGGACCTGACCACCTATGGCGAAGAGGTGAAATTCGGTGGCGGCAAGGTCATCCGCGACGGCATGGGCCAGAGCCAGGCCACGCGGGCGGAGGGTGCGGTTGACACCGTGATCACCAACGCGCTCATCGTCGATCACACCGGCATCTACAAGGCCGATGTCGGGCTGCGCGACGGCCGCATCCACAAGATCGGCAAGGCGGGCAACCCCGACACACAGCCCGGCGTTGATATCGTCATCGGGCCGGGCACCGAAGCCATTGCGGGCGAGGGCCGCATCCTTACCGCCGGCGGCTTCGATTCCCATATCCACTTCATCTGCCCACAGCAGATCGACGATGCGCTCCACTCAGGCGTCACCACGCTTCTGGGCGGCGGTACCGGCCCCGCGCACGGCACGCTCGCCACCACCTGCACGCCAGGCCCGTGGCACATCGGTCGGATGCTGCAATCGCTCGATGCCTTCCCGATCAACTTCGGCCTGTCCGGCAAGGGCAACGCCTCCCAGCCCGGCGCGCTTGTCGAAATGGTCAAGGCGGGCGCCTGCGCGCTCAAGCTGCACGAGGATTGGGGCACCACCCCCGGCGCCATCGACTGCTGCCTTTCGGTGGCCGACGACATGGATGTGCAGGTGATGATTCACACCGATACGCTGAACGAGAGCGGCTTCGTGGAAAACACCGTCGCCGCCATGAAAGGCCGTACCATCCACGCTTTTCACACCGAAGGCGCGGGCGGGGGCCACGCGCCCGACATCATCAAGGTCTGCGGCGAAAGCTTCGTGATCCCCTCCTCCACCAACCCCACGCGCCCCTACACCGTGAACACGTTGGAAGAGCATCTCGACATGCTCATGGTCTGCCACCACCTCGACAAGTCGATCCCAGAGGATGTCGCCTTTGCGGAATCCCGCATCCGCAAGGAAACCATCGCCGCCGAGGATATCCTGCACGACATGGGCGCCTTCTCGATCATCGCGTCCGACAGCCAGGCGATGGGCCGCATCGGCGAGGTGCTGATCCGCACTTGGCAGACCGCCGACAAGATGAAGAAACAGCGCGGTCGCCTCGCTGAAGAAACCGGTGAGAACGACAATTTCCGTGTCCGCCGTTACATCGCGAAGTACACCATCAATCCCGCGATCACCCATGGCATGAGCCAACACATCGGCAGCATCGAGGAAGGCAAACGCGCCGACCTCGTGCTCTGGTCACCGGCCTTCTTCGGTGTGAAGCCTGAAATGGTGCTGGTAGGCGGCACCATCGCCTGCGCCCAGATGGGCGACCCCAACGCCTCCATTCCGACGCCACAGCCCGTCTACACCCGCCCAATGTTCGGCGCCTTCGGCCGAAGTCAGGAGGCGAGTTCCGTCTCCTTCGTCTCCGCAGCCGCAGCGGCCGAAGGTATCGGCAGCAGCCTCGGCCTGCGCAAACAGACGGTGGCGGTGGAAAATACCCGCGCCATCTCCAAGGCGTCGATGGTGCTGAACGATGCGACCCCGGAAATCGACGTCAACCCGGAAACCTATGAAGTTCGGGCCAACGGCGAATTGCTCACCTGTGAACCGGCGAAGGAACTGGCAATGGCGCAGCGCTATTTCATGTTCTGAGCAGCCTACAACCCCTCGGCCACGGCCACTTCCGGCACTGTCACATCCGGTCCCAGCGTCTGGTGAGTCCTGACCGAGACAACCTCATGTAGGGCGTAATACCGGGTGTCGTCGCGAATCTCCGGAGGGAGCAGTCGTTCGTCGAGCCTGCGACTGTGGCGGCGGTGCAGCGTCACGCTGTAGCGCTCGCCATGGCAACCGGACCCGTATTCGGAAATGATCCTGTCGCATATTTCCCGTTCCCGCGCCTTCAATCTGCCAATCTGTTTCCGGATTTCTCCCAACTCATCAATGGGGTGGCAATTTTTAATCATGGAAAACCTCCTCTGCCCCGGAACGTAGGAAGAACTGGTTAACGGAAAGTAAAGCTCTGCGTGCCGGTGCAAACCCGCAACATCAACACTATCAAAAACGCTTTGGCGCTGGCCACGCGCCACCCCTTCCGTTCTAATTCGAACAACTTTTACGGGAGGTTCTCCTTGCTCCGCCTAGCAAATCTCTGTCTCGCAATTCTTGCCCTCGCCGCCCCGGCCGCCGCGCAGGAAGACTCATTGCCACTATGGGAAATTCGAACCGGCGCCTTCGGTCTCTATGCCCCGGATTACCCGGCTTCGGGCAACTATCGGCTGAATGGTCTGGCCTATCCCAACATCCAGTACAGGGGTGAGTTCATCCGCCTCGGCGGTTCCGCCGCCGCGCGCCTCGTGCCAGTGGACAATCCACGCTACGAGATAGGCATCTCGCTGGATGCATCCTTCGCCGCCAACAGCGACGACAACGAATTGCGTGAGGGCATGCCCGATCTCGGCTACCTCTTCGAACTCGGGCCCGAATTCATCCTGCATGGCCCGACCTTCAATACTGGTAGCATCAGCGGAAAACTTGATTTCGCCCTTCAGGGCCGCGCCGTCTTCTCGGCCGACCTTGATGAGGGTATTGGCTACGAAGGCCTCGTACTCGAACCGGCTGTAAGGTACGAAGTCCTCGATCTCCTGGGCGAAGGCTCCCGCATCCGCGCGTCCATCGGCCCGATCTTCGCCACCGAGCGTCTGCACGACTACTTCTATGAGGTCGCGCCGGGCTTCGCAGCCCCCGGCCGCCCTGCCTATGATGCCGAAGGCGGCTATCTGGGCACCGAGGCCAGCCTTGGCGTCTCCCTGCCGCTGTCCGACCGTTTCCGCCTCTTCGGCGGGCTCGGCCT of the Algicella marina genome contains:
- a CDS encoding GNAT family N-acetyltransferase yields the protein MIAVRELTLTTVRTAEDIADVTRLTWAFFDYIVTRYPAKKAMIDNYIALQDVAGKLRDFATYFNPPAGECLLARLDGTAAGIVMLRPEGPGLCELNRMYVTPEERGNGVARALCLRLMAEARMLGYSEMRLDAVDETVEAVPLYRKLGFEQDWDPPEWVKMDPDIVSLRQRL
- a CDS encoding antifreeze protein produces the protein MRNGTPFDFFRLGVAQAKMMGEAQAVIAMRLAGMAGIWSVLPSENMRMITEKQAAFTRAWFAAAGSASKGQSSTQIATAALRPVAKTASANRKRLARRGLK
- a CDS encoding cytochrome c gives rise to the protein MRSVVFLAAASFFAVPAVAEPDLGRGEYLVRGIMGCGNCHTPMGPDGFIMDQEMGGRLVEDNDAFTAYAPNITPASRIAEWSDAELARAIREGIRPDGSLIGPPMPFAMYRSLSDDDLASVVAFLRTVPAVDMEVPPSEYRIPLPPAYGPPVEGVATVPAGVTVEYGEYLAGPLAHCMECHTPMGPQGPMLETDLGRGGFEFHGPWGTSVASNLTSHEDGLADYTDAEIADMIVKGVRPDGSPMAPPMPYGYLSQMSADDLAAIILYLRSLPPLADGG
- the ureC gene encoding urease subunit alpha, coding for MPTSIPRAAYADMYGPTTGDRLRLADTDLIIEVERDLTTYGEEVKFGGGKVIRDGMGQSQATRAEGAVDTVITNALIVDHTGIYKADVGLRDGRIHKIGKAGNPDTQPGVDIVIGPGTEAIAGEGRILTAGGFDSHIHFICPQQIDDALHSGVTTLLGGGTGPAHGTLATTCTPGPWHIGRMLQSLDAFPINFGLSGKGNASQPGALVEMVKAGACALKLHEDWGTTPGAIDCCLSVADDMDVQVMIHTDTLNESGFVENTVAAMKGRTIHAFHTEGAGGGHAPDIIKVCGESFVIPSSTNPTRPYTVNTLEEHLDMLMVCHHLDKSIPEDVAFAESRIRKETIAAEDILHDMGAFSIIASDSQAMGRIGEVLIRTWQTADKMKKQRGRLAEETGENDNFRVRRYIAKYTINPAITHGMSQHIGSIEEGKRADLVLWSPAFFGVKPEMVLVGGTIACAQMGDPNASIPTPQPVYTRPMFGAFGRSQEASSVSFVSAAAAAEGIGSSLGLRKQTVAVENTRAISKASMVLNDATPEIDVNPETYEVRANGELLTCEPAKELAMAQRYFMF
- a CDS encoding MipA/OmpV family protein; this translates as MLRLANLCLAILALAAPAAAQEDSLPLWEIRTGAFGLYAPDYPASGNYRLNGLAYPNIQYRGEFIRLGGSAAARLVPVDNPRYEIGISLDASFAANSDDNELREGMPDLGYLFELGPEFILHGPTFNTGSISGKLDFALQGRAVFSADLDEGIGYEGLVLEPAVRYEVLDLLGEGSRIRASIGPIFATERLHDYFYEVAPGFAAPGRPAYDAEGGYLGTEASLGVSLPLSDRFRLFGGLGLGYYAGAANTDSPLYEEDLNGYVFFGGSVTLFESRRKVVR